The Bos javanicus breed banteng chromosome 18, ARS-OSU_banteng_1.0, whole genome shotgun sequence genome has a segment encoding these proteins:
- the LOC133229827 gene encoding zinc finger protein 544-like, with translation MEAYFQQIPSQTGRLHLKESVSEEDIAVEGPSYHMEKKHHVQEEGPRIFSAENSKDGQNYGNINHSLSLNEHKPTHLESQFNCDKCLVQTELSHPGEALLIYEEDCDASTWPHLLLTVTSFRLERRHECNQRARSFSCCSKLVHQRTLWRKAL, from the exons atggaggcataTTTTCAGCAGATCCCATCACAG ACTGGAAGACTACACTTGAAGGAGTCAGTGTCTGAAGAGGATATTGCTGTGGAAGGGCCATCTTATCACATGGAAAAGAAACACCATGTTCAGGAGGAGGGCCCCAG AATTTTTTCAGCAGAGAACAGCAAAGATGGTCAGAACTATGGAAACATTAATCATAGCTTGTCGCTTAATGAACACAAGCCAACGCATTTGGAGAGTCAGTTCAATTGTGACAAATGCCTTGTACAGACTGAACTAAGTCATCCTGGAGAGGCACTACTCATATATGAGGAGGACTGTGATGCCTCCACATGGCCTCATCTTTTACTTACTGTGACATCATTTAGACTGGAAAGAAGACATGAATGTAATCAGCGTGCAAGATCTTTCAGCTGTTGCTCTAAGCTTGTACACCAGAGAACACTCTGGAGAAAAGCCCTATGA